A DNA window from Gemella massiliensis contains the following coding sequences:
- a CDS encoding LicD family protein, with protein sequence MLQWLKRSLASFLGDKKDIVKNFPIIKSLNKKANIELDTKRSELLSDNFVEILDVVYSSKLKDYSLWLDFGTLLGYYRENDFISHDLDMDFGILIPNLEEFYKIEKTLLQKGLAKTKEFYYDEKLVELSYDYKGLNVDFIVYERQGNSLNSKTIFYMKNSLGKPTRLEVYDYSLPFSELKKVDFKGIDIKVPDNAKEYLSALYGKDFEIPNTNYNWKGNPIYKKIDANNASVVLKNRK encoded by the coding sequence GTGTTACAGTGGTTAAAAAGAAGTTTGGCTAGTTTTTTAGGTGATAAAAAAGACATAGTTAAAAATTTTCCTATTATAAAATCTTTGAATAAAAAAGCAAATATAGAATTAGATACCAAAAGAAGTGAGTTATTAAGTGATAATTTCGTAGAGATTTTGGACGTAGTTTATTCTTCTAAATTAAAAGATTATTCATTATGGTTAGATTTTGGGACATTGTTAGGGTATTATAGAGAAAATGATTTTATAAGCCATGATTTAGATATGGATTTTGGTATTTTAATACCAAACTTAGAAGAATTTTATAAAATAGAAAAAACATTACTTCAAAAAGGGCTTGCAAAAACTAAAGAATTTTACTATGATGAAAAATTAGTAGAATTATCATACGATTATAAAGGGTTAAATGTTGATTTTATAGTTTATGAACGGCAAGGAAACAGCTTAAATTCAAAAACTATCTTTTATATGAAAAATTCCTTAGGTAAACCGACTCGTCTAGAAGTTTATGACTACAGTCTACCTTTTTCAGAGTTAAAAAAAGTTGATTTTAAAGGGATAGATATAAAAGTTCCAGATAATGCGAAAGAATATCTTTCAGCTTTATATGGGAAAGATTTTGAAATTCCTAATACAAATTATAATTGGAAAGGAAACCCAATTTATAAAAAAATTGATGCAAATAATGCGTCAGTTGTATTAAAAAATAGAAAGTAA
- a CDS encoding acyltransferase family protein: MIIGHFADQFTDVSRIYDSIFLFIYSFHIPLFIFISGYFYKNKNITGKAIFFISIGFAYKICSAIIERFLGTINVEFNLLWDGGISWFMFAIAVYLITTKVLENQNIKFIFVFSILLALFVGYDQSIGDFLYLSRIIVFFPFYLIGVLLKKFDIVEFRKNNNQYIILGIIILAVWLGICFFKVDTFYGLRYLFTGRNSYFPKIMSIAPIIRLGCYVVSFIVGAAIVMVIPNNKIPIISDMGRNSINVYFWHMNVYYILNKLFRVLNLFFYGIQGKFAFLLLAIIISLLLSLNAFSFPIKQIRKFVL; encoded by the coding sequence GTGATAATTGGACATTTTGCAGATCAGTTTACTGATGTATCTCGAATTTATGATAGTATATTTTTGTTTATTTATTCATTTCATATTCCATTATTTATATTTATATCAGGATATTTTTATAAGAATAAAAATATCACAGGAAAAGCTATATTTTTTATAAGTATTGGTTTTGCATATAAGATATGTTCAGCTATTATAGAAAGGTTTTTAGGTACTATAAATGTAGAATTTAATCTTTTATGGGATGGAGGTATCTCATGGTTTATGTTTGCGATAGCGGTATATCTAATAACAACGAAAGTATTAGAAAATCAAAATATTAAATTTATATTTGTGTTTTCTATTCTTTTAGCATTATTTGTTGGATATGATCAATCTATAGGTGATTTTTTATATTTGTCAAGAATAATAGTATTCTTTCCTTTTTATTTGATTGGTGTACTTCTAAAAAAATTTGATATAGTAGAGTTTAGGAAAAACAATAATCAGTATATAATTTTGGGGATAATTATTTTAGCTGTATGGTTAGGTATATGCTTTTTTAAAGTTGATACATTCTATGGATTGAGATATCTATTTACAGGAAGAAATTCATATTTTCCAAAAATTATGAGTATTGCTCCTATTATTAGATTAGGATGTTATGTAGTGTCTTTTATTGTAGGAGCTGCGATTGTAATGGTAATACCTAATAATAAAATTCCAATTATCAGTGATATGGGGAGAAACTCAATAAATGTTTATTTTTGGCATATGAATGTATATTATATTTTAAATAAATTGTTTAGAGTTTTGAACTTGTTTTTCTATGGAATACAAGGGAAGTTTGCATTTTTACTATTAGCTATCATAATTAGTTTATTATTGTCTTTAAATGCATTTAGTTTTCCTATAAAACAAATTAGAAAATTTGTTTTATAA
- a CDS encoding glycosyltransferase family 2 protein: protein MGDKISVIVPVYNVEQYLERCVDSIINQTYKNLEIILVDDGSTDNSGKLCDELVQKDDRIRVIHKENGGLSSARNRGIEEATSDLIGFIDSDDYIDKDMYELLLNNLKKEEADISMCGHYDVFSGVVENQVTKIQQWKLTKEEAIKMVMEAKILSVTAVNKLYKKILFEDLKFEIGKIAEDAFIMVKLLDKCNIIAATNEKKYYYIHRGNSITTQKFSPKFLNVIEAYEQNYDIIKNNYPNLLNVAITRLNWAYFYVLDRLLVDKDYTDKELENKLINYLKTNRKNILEDKLFTRGRKIGFVFLLIHKNLYKKILKRKTN, encoded by the coding sequence ATGGGAGATAAGATTAGTGTCATTGTTCCAGTGTACAATGTAGAGCAATATTTAGAACGTTGCGTTGATTCTATTATTAATCAAACATATAAAAATCTTGAAATTATTTTAGTAGATGATGGTTCCACTGATAATAGTGGAAAGCTTTGTGACGAACTAGTTCAAAAAGATGACAGAATTAGGGTAATTCACAAGGAAAATGGTGGACTTTCCTCTGCGCGAAATCGTGGAATAGAAGAAGCTACTTCGGATTTAATAGGGTTCATAGATAGCGACGATTATATTGATAAAGATATGTATGAACTCTTGCTAAATAACCTGAAAAAAGAAGAAGCGGATATCTCTATGTGCGGACATTATGATGTGTTTAGCGGTGTTGTAGAAAATCAAGTTACAAAAATACAGCAGTGGAAATTAACTAAAGAGGAAGCTATAAAAATGGTAATGGAAGCAAAAATTCTTTCAGTTACGGCTGTTAATAAATTATATAAAAAGATCTTATTTGAAGATTTAAAATTTGAAATTGGAAAAATAGCAGAAGACGCGTTTATAATGGTGAAACTTCTAGATAAGTGCAACATAATAGCAGCAACAAATGAAAAAAAATACTACTATATTCACAGAGGAAATAGCATTACTACACAAAAATTTTCTCCAAAATTTTTAAATGTAATAGAAGCATATGAGCAAAATTACGATATTATTAAAAATAACTATCCGAATTTGTTAAATGTAGCTATAACTAGGCTGAATTGGGCGTATTTTTATGTTCTAGATAGATTATTAGTAGATAAAGATTATACAGATAAAGAATTAGAAAATAAATTAATAAATTATTTAAAAACAAATAGAAAAAATATATTAGAGGATAAATTGTTTACTAGGGGAAGAAAAATAGGTTTTGTTTTCTTACTAATTCATAAGAATTTGTATAAAAAAATACTTAAAAGAAAAACAAATTAG
- a CDS encoding IspD/TarI family cytidylyltransferase, with protein MIYAGILAGGTGTRMGISNMPKQFLDLGNKPIIIHTIEKFVLEPEIERIVVGVHEDWVSHAEDLIDKYLPTFRGKIIITAGGSDRNTTIKKIIESINDYKKLEDDDIVITHDSVRPFITLRVIRDNIRLAKENEAVDTVVEAVDTIVESTNGNYITTIPNRAHYYQGQTPQSFRCKDFLSLYDSLSAEEKSVLTDACKIFVIKGKKVALAKGEYSNIKITTVTDLKIAKGMLEDE; from the coding sequence ATGATATATGCTGGAATATTAGCAGGCGGGACAGGAACTCGCATGGGCATAAGTAATATGCCTAAACAATTTCTTGATTTAGGGAATAAACCTATTATTATTCATACGATAGAAAAATTCGTTCTTGAACCTGAAATTGAACGAATTGTTGTTGGGGTACATGAGGACTGGGTTAGTCATGCAGAGGATTTGATTGATAAATATTTACCTACATTCCGTGGAAAAATAATTATTACCGCAGGAGGTAGTGATAGAAATACAACAATAAAAAAAATAATTGAATCTATTAACGATTATAAAAAGTTAGAAGATGATGATATTGTCATAACGCACGATTCTGTACGCCCGTTTATTACATTACGTGTTATAAGAGATAATATCCGACTGGCAAAAGAAAACGAAGCGGTAGATACGGTTGTGGAAGCGGTGGATACGATTGTAGAAAGTACAAACGGGAATTATATTACAACTATTCCCAATAGAGCACATTATTATCAAGGGCAAACTCCTCAAAGTTTTCGTTGTAAAGATTTTCTATCATTATATGATTCGTTGAGTGCGGAAGAAAAATCAGTGCTTACAGATGCTTGTAAAATTTTTGTTATCAAAGGGAAAAAAGTTGCTTTAGCTAAAGGAGAATATTCGAATATTAAAATAACAACGGTAACGGATTTGAAAATAGCTAAAGGGATGTTAGAGGACGAGTAA
- a CDS encoding LicD family protein, translating to MIKLIDKNYFKINLLFIVTISVYCMCGLIVPLQFISANKIITASMTLLGVLIATFNLCTKKIFFNVKNIEYLILFFILNIVTCLFVIREGYVANVKNMVVFYIYFFAIYPIFKVISRENSIKLYNVFFIIISFINTVGVVISLVQFLMIKGYRVHDYKGLLIRQGFMESRLFGILASPNYLSIVSLIVIIYLGSILLKVTKNYKIIILVTIFFNFTYVVLSGSRTTLLSLMIVTVVYSIIKFFDRKYYKGVLKIFLAIVVVLFSYKAINFSSDQYLKHYSNEFKQTEEKDKKDLTLERTDTSEENISNNRFAIWKSTLQFVPKKPLLGYSSGNWYEVAKKQDKDAYIVREHYLTHNGYLEILFYNGLLGFLSIAVFFVSFLRSMLKNTIEKKGNGIENKPLQQVLLTAIVILVSNLFLSSTFYGISLLGIILFLAVGYYFNIILVDKEEYVELNETQLKEVELGVMDYIHNICKKEEIKYTLAYGTLLGAVRHKGFIPWDDDIDISLTRKEYDRLYEAIVKDENTQYGVVSYKNNKKYPYPFYRVYDKTTYYENNYINNDLKLGICVDIFPFDAYNDVNKEMTKLDIYRQLSVYTMYGVTNKKNGLKNIFRYLLVLGFRIFSVRKWNEKMNNLASTGSNEEYIDYLMEKKSKNTKIRKNALDNTIKVKFEDREYYISKEYNHILSTIYGKNYMEIPKEEDRIKHDNFKAYKKGGNI from the coding sequence ATGATAAAACTAATAGATAAAAATTACTTCAAAATAAATCTTTTGTTTATAGTAACAATTTCTGTGTATTGTATGTGTGGTTTGATTGTACCACTGCAATTTATTTCAGCAAATAAAATAATTACAGCCTCTATGACTTTGTTAGGAGTACTAATAGCGACATTTAATTTATGTACAAAAAAAATATTTTTTAATGTGAAAAATATAGAATATTTAATACTATTTTTTATTTTGAATATAGTAACTTGTTTATTTGTAATAAGAGAAGGGTATGTAGCTAATGTGAAAAACATGGTAGTTTTTTATATATACTTTTTCGCAATATATCCTATATTTAAAGTTATTTCTAGAGAAAACAGTATAAAATTATATAATGTATTCTTTATTATAATTTCATTTATAAATACTGTAGGTGTAGTTATATCACTAGTTCAATTTTTGATGATAAAAGGCTACAGGGTTCATGACTACAAAGGCTTGCTAATAAGACAAGGTTTTATGGAATCAAGGTTATTTGGTATCCTAGCAAGTCCTAATTACTTGTCTATAGTTTCGTTAATAGTAATTATATACTTAGGAAGTATCTTGTTAAAAGTGACTAAAAATTATAAGATAATTATACTAGTAACTATCTTCTTCAATTTTACATATGTAGTTCTTTCAGGGTCAAGAACAACACTATTGAGTTTAATGATAGTGACAGTTGTATATTCAATTATTAAATTTTTTGATAGAAAATATTATAAAGGTGTATTAAAAATATTCTTAGCGATAGTTGTGGTACTTTTTAGCTATAAGGCTATTAATTTTTCTAGTGATCAGTATCTAAAACATTACAGCAATGAATTTAAGCAGACAGAAGAAAAAGATAAAAAAGATTTAACACTAGAACGAACGGATACTAGTGAAGAAAATATTTCTAACAATAGATTTGCAATCTGGAAGTCAACTTTACAGTTTGTACCCAAAAAACCATTATTAGGGTATTCTTCAGGAAATTGGTATGAAGTAGCAAAAAAACAAGATAAAGATGCTTATATAGTAAGAGAACATTATTTAACTCATAATGGATATTTAGAGATATTATTTTATAATGGTCTCTTAGGATTTTTATCAATAGCTGTATTTTTTGTTTCATTTTTGAGAAGTATGTTAAAAAATACTATAGAAAAAAAAGGGAATGGTATAGAGAATAAGCCCTTACAGCAAGTCTTATTGACAGCCATAGTAATATTAGTTTCTAACTTGTTTTTGAGTTCTACATTTTATGGAATTTCTCTTTTAGGAATAATATTATTCTTAGCGGTAGGTTATTATTTTAATATTATTTTGGTAGACAAAGAAGAGTATGTAGAATTAAATGAAACTCAGTTAAAAGAAGTAGAATTAGGAGTGATGGACTATATTCACAATATTTGTAAAAAAGAAGAAATTAAATATACTTTAGCTTATGGAACTTTACTAGGTGCTGTAAGACATAAAGGATTTATTCCTTGGGATGATGATATAGATATATCTTTAACAAGAAAAGAATATGATAGATTATATGAAGCTATAGTAAAAGATGAGAATACCCAATATGGAGTAGTCTCATATAAAAACAACAAAAAATATCCATATCCATTTTATAGAGTATATGATAAAACAACATACTATGAAAACAATTATATAAATAATGATTTAAAATTAGGGATTTGTGTGGACATTTTTCCTTTTGATGCATATAATGATGTAAACAAAGAGATGACGAAATTAGATATATATAGACAGTTATCAGTTTATACAATGTATGGCGTGACTAATAAAAAAAATGGTTTAAAAAATATATTTCGTTATTTGTTAGTTTTAGGATTTAGAATATTTTCTGTAAGAAAATGGAATGAAAAAATGAATAACTTAGCTTCTACTGGTAGTAATGAAGAGTATATAGATTATCTTATGGAAAAAAAATCAAAAAATACTAAAATTAGAAAAAATGCATTAGATAATACGATAAAAGTCAAGTTTGAGGATAGAGAATATTATATTTCGAAAGAGTATAATCATATACTTAGCACTATATATGGAAAAAACTATATGGAAATTCCTAAGGAAGAAGATAGAATAAAACATGATAATTTTAAAGCATATAAAAAAGGTGGGAATATCTAG
- a CDS encoding DegT/DnrJ/EryC1/StrS family aminotransferase, which yields MKRYNIPFSPPDISEEEINEVIDTLKSGWITTGPKTKELERRLSEFTDTPKTVCFNSATAALELALRVLGIGKGDEVIVPAMTYTASCSVIYHVGAKAVIVDIQKNGHEMDYDKLEKAITSKTKAIIPVDLAGIPCNYERIFSIVDSKKDLFKPNGKYQEKLGRVAVVADAAHALGSVYKGQKIGSVADFSTFSFHAVKNFTTAEGGSVTWRNNPVFDNDELYKEFQILSLHGQTKDALSKMKAGSWEYDIILPGYKCNLTDLAASIGLVQLKRYPDLLKRRKEIVEKYDTAFRGTRIVPLVHKTENFESCRHLYITHIKGATFEQRGKIIEKMAEIGVSCNVHYKPLPLLTAYHNLGFDIKNYPNAYAYYENEITLPLHTCLSDSDIDVIIDKFKRIVTEVVGE from the coding sequence ATGAAACGATACAATATTCCATTTTCTCCGCCGGATATTAGCGAAGAAGAAATTAACGAAGTAATTGACACTTTAAAGTCAGGTTGGATTACAACAGGACCGAAAACAAAAGAATTGGAGCGTAGATTGTCAGAATTTACCGATACACCGAAAACGGTTTGTTTTAATTCTGCAACGGCTGCTCTTGAATTGGCATTGCGTGTGTTAGGTATCGGTAAAGGGGACGAGGTAATTGTTCCGGCAATGACTTATACTGCATCATGTAGTGTTATTTATCATGTTGGCGCGAAAGCTGTTATTGTTGATATTCAAAAAAATGGTCATGAGATGGATTATGATAAATTGGAGAAAGCCATTACATCTAAAACAAAAGCCATTATTCCGGTGGATTTAGCCGGAATACCTTGCAATTATGAACGTATATTCAGCATTGTAGATAGTAAAAAAGATTTGTTTAAACCGAATGGAAAATATCAAGAAAAGCTAGGGCGAGTGGCTGTTGTTGCTGATGCGGCACATGCGTTAGGAAGTGTGTACAAGGGGCAAAAAATTGGTAGTGTTGCCGATTTTAGCACATTCTCGTTTCATGCGGTAAAAAACTTTACTACAGCGGAAGGTGGTAGTGTTACGTGGAGAAATAATCCGGTATTTGATAATGATGAGTTATATAAAGAGTTTCAAATTTTATCATTGCACGGTCAAACAAAAGATGCTTTGTCTAAAATGAAAGCAGGGTCTTGGGAGTATGATATTATATTACCTGGTTATAAATGTAATTTAACTGATTTGGCGGCATCAATAGGCCTTGTACAGCTAAAACGCTATCCGGATCTGTTGAAGCGAAGAAAAGAAATAGTTGAAAAATATGATACAGCTTTTAGAGGTACACGCATAGTACCGTTAGTGCATAAAACGGAGAATTTTGAATCATGTAGGCATCTTTACATTACTCATATAAAAGGTGCAACGTTTGAACAACGAGGTAAAATTATAGAAAAAATGGCAGAGATTGGCGTTAGCTGTAATGTTCATTATAAGCCTTTACCATTATTAACAGCGTATCATAACCTCGGTTTTGATATAAAAAATTATCCAAATGCGTATGCTTATTACGAAAACGAGATTACTTTGCCACTTCATACATGCTTAAGTGACAGTGATATTGATGTAATAATAGATAAATTTAAACGAATTGTAACGGAGGTTGTGGGTGAGTAA
- a CDS encoding ribitol-5-phosphate dehydrogenase — protein sequence MINHIYQLIKPKFINVKYKEEDLSNGDKVIIRPNYMAVCHADQRYYQGKRDPKILAKKLPMALIHECCGVVIADPTGTYKVGQHVVMIPNQPPRASDEEMYENYMPGTHFLSSGFDGFMREFIALPADRVVPYNTVDDSVAAITEFISVGMHAMERFLKDSHSKKERIAIIGDGSLAFVMANIVNYTLPETQIIVIGRHWEKLELFSFAKETYLTDDIPADLTFDHGFECCGGDGSGYAINDIIKYIKPQGSLVLMGVSEYHVSINTRDILEKGLTLIGSSRSGRSDFEKAIAMLEDKKFERRFKNIIYLEQSVKNIGDIHKIFASDLNNAFKTVFKWDI from the coding sequence ATGATTAATCATATATACCAACTAATAAAACCGAAATTTATTAATGTTAAATATAAGGAAGAAGATTTATCCAACGGAGATAAAGTTATTATTCGCCCGAATTATATGGCTGTGTGCCATGCCGATCAACGTTATTATCAAGGTAAGCGTGATCCTAAGATACTTGCCAAGAAGTTGCCAATGGCACTTATTCATGAATGCTGCGGTGTAGTTATTGCAGATCCGACCGGAACATATAAAGTAGGACAACACGTTGTAATGATACCAAATCAACCGCCTCGTGCAAGTGATGAAGAAATGTATGAAAATTATATGCCGGGGACTCACTTTTTATCCAGCGGATTTGATGGCTTTATGCGTGAATTTATTGCTTTACCTGCAGATAGAGTAGTACCTTATAACACAGTTGATGATAGTGTTGCCGCAATAACTGAATTTATAAGTGTCGGAATGCACGCTATGGAACGTTTTTTGAAAGATTCACACAGTAAAAAAGAACGTATTGCGATAATTGGTGACGGTAGTCTTGCGTTTGTTATGGCAAATATTGTAAACTACACATTACCGGAAACGCAAATTATTGTGATAGGAAGACACTGGGAAAAATTAGAGCTATTCTCGTTTGCCAAGGAAACATATTTAACAGATGATATTCCTGCTGATCTTACATTTGATCATGGATTTGAGTGCTGTGGTGGAGATGGAAGCGGATATGCTATTAATGATATTATTAAATATATTAAACCGCAAGGTAGTCTTGTCTTAATGGGAGTTAGTGAATATCATGTAAGCATAAATACACGTGATATCCTTGAGAAAGGTCTAACCTTAATCGGTTCATCACGTTCCGGACGAAGTGATTTTGAAAAAGCAATAGCGATGCTTGAAGATAAAAAATTTGAACGTAGATTTAAAAACATTATCTACTTAGAACAATCTGTAAAAAATATCG
- a CDS encoding ISL3 family transposase, with protein sequence MNNYNTDLKILLGVNDNNIKITGVEDVKCTKQSTQLLPKILFKIVHAKVEYPQPKCNNCGVKGCAKVLKNGSKLSRIKLQKCRGKATYLHLTKQRYYCKNCNKYTTAKTTVTEGKCTISLELKREVISRLTLESSRKSIARECKISDTTVYNIQKELYNSLSKRPSTRLPEYLCFDEFRATKDVEGHLSFIYCDALNHKVIDILTNNRKSTIIDHFKKRYTFKDRLNVKMVCMDMNAGYMAMVKVLFPNASVIIDRFHIIQAFNNTLNNLRTRVMRRFKDNDNDRIYKQFKRYWKLLLKREDDVPSDDYGRKYHFKQWITSRKIVEHLIKQDNELKEAYYTVQMLLDAYDTHDFTGFFDVINLSKTTIAEEFSATFKTFIKNKKYIENALRYNLSNGPIEGIINKVKNIKRTSYGYRNFFSLKARVLIIFNLGYSNTDRINKDVIDYSINIA encoded by the coding sequence ATGAATAATTATAATACAGATTTAAAAATATTACTAGGGGTTAATGATAATAATATAAAAATTACAGGAGTAGAAGATGTAAAATGTACGAAACAATCAACACAACTACTTCCTAAGATACTATTCAAAATAGTTCACGCAAAGGTAGAATATCCTCAACCTAAATGTAATAACTGCGGAGTAAAAGGTTGTGCAAAAGTTTTAAAAAATGGTAGTAAACTCTCACGTATAAAACTTCAAAAATGCCGAGGAAAAGCTACCTATCTACACTTAACCAAACAACGATACTACTGTAAAAACTGCAATAAATACACAACAGCTAAAACAACCGTTACCGAAGGAAAATGTACTATCTCCCTTGAATTAAAACGAGAAGTTATATCTAGATTAACACTGGAATCATCACGTAAATCAATAGCTAGAGAATGTAAAATTAGTGATACAACGGTATATAATATCCAAAAAGAACTATATAACTCTTTATCTAAAAGACCATCTACCAGATTACCGGAATATCTTTGTTTCGATGAATTTAGAGCGACTAAAGATGTAGAAGGACACCTCAGCTTTATATATTGCGATGCTTTAAACCATAAGGTTATAGATATTCTTACAAACAACAGAAAGTCAACTATAATAGATCATTTTAAAAAGAGATATACATTTAAAGATAGATTAAATGTAAAAATGGTCTGTATGGATATGAACGCCGGATATATGGCTATGGTAAAAGTATTGTTCCCTAATGCATCTGTAATTATTGATAGGTTCCATATTATTCAAGCTTTTAATAACACTTTAAATAACTTAAGAACACGTGTTATGAGAAGATTTAAAGATAATGATAACGATAGAATATATAAGCAATTTAAAAGATATTGGAAGTTATTATTGAAAAGAGAAGATGATGTGCCTAGTGATGATTATGGAAGAAAATATCATTTTAAACAATGGATTACAAGTAGAAAAATAGTAGAACACCTTATTAAACAAGATAATGAGTTAAAAGAAGCATACTATACTGTACAAATGCTTTTAGATGCATATGATACTCATGACTTTACAGGATTTTTTGATGTTATTAATTTAAGTAAAACTACTATCGCTGAGGAATTTTCAGCTACTTTTAAAACTTTTATTAAAAACAAAAAGTATATAGAAAATGCTTTAAGATATAATTTATCTAACGGTCCAATAGAGGGAATTATTAATAAGGTGAAAAATATTAAACGCACTAGCTATGGATATAGAAACTTCTTCAGTTTAAAAGCTAGAGTATTAATAATATTTAACTTAGGCTACTCTAATACTGATAGAATCAATAAAGATGTAATAGATTACAGTATTAATATTGCTTAA
- a CDS encoding sugar transferase: MSSIDKRFETEIVDRYKKIIEQRKMSLYLKLFFDKLLALFLLIILSPVILFLALWIKVDSKGPIFYRQERITIYGRPFKIFKFRTMVQDADKIGSAVTLQDDPRISRAGRKLRKLRLDELPQLINVLIGDMSFVGVRPEVAKYVDKYTDEMNATLLLPAGITSPASIEYKDEDDVIARYKDSDLSIDDIYMEKVLPEKMKYNLQYIKEFSILNDIKIMIKTVVVVLR, from the coding sequence ATGAGTAGTATTGATAAACGATTTGAAACTGAAATAGTAGATAGATATAAAAAAATAATAGAACAACGCAAAATGTCGTTGTATTTGAAGTTGTTTTTTGACAAGTTGTTGGCATTATTTTTGTTAATAATACTGTCACCGGTAATATTATTTTTAGCATTATGGATAAAAGTAGATAGTAAGGGACCTATTTTTTATAGACAGGAACGAATTACGATTTACGGTCGACCGTTTAAAATTTTCAAATTTAGAACGATGGTGCAAGATGCCGACAAAATCGGTTCAGCCGTTACCCTTCAAGATGATCCACGTATTAGTAGAGCGGGCAGAAAACTACGTAAGTTGCGACTTGATGAATTGCCACAGCTTATTAACGTTCTTATAGGTGATATGAGTTTTGTAGGTGTCCGACCGGAGGTTGCGAAATATGTTGATAAATATACCGATGAGATGAATGCAACACTTTTGCTTCCGGCGGGTATTACTTCCCCTGCCAGTATTGAATATAAAGATGAAGATGATGTGATTGCACGATATAAGGATAGTGATTTATCCATTGATGATATCTATATGGAAAAAGTATTACCGGAGAAAATGAAATATAATCTACAATATATTAAAGAATTCAGTATTTTAAATGATATTAAAATTATGATAAAAACTGTGGTTGTAGTATTAAGATAA
- a CDS encoding LicD family protein, with product MSNLQEIQNRSLEMAEYFVEFCNEHGLLCYLCGGGAIGTLRHKGFIPWDDDLDFFMPREDYEKLQVLWQKYADKRYFLSKSNRDFVDRNLFITIRDTQTTCIKPYQQDLNMPHGLALDVLPLDYYPKDSTSRKKQVRWALIYSLFCAQTIPTNHGKLMQIGSTVLLGITPKTLRYKIWKKAEHEMTKYTRAESDGITELCSGPGYMKKKYPLDAFDESIFMPFEQTKMPIPKGYDVYLKTAFGDYMTPPPKEKQVPHHDALVTDMEKSYLEYGGEYGR from the coding sequence GTGAGTAATTTACAGGAAATTCAAAATAGAAGTTTAGAAATGGCTGAGTATTTTGTAGAATTTTGTAATGAACATGGCTTACTATGTTACTTGTGTGGCGGTGGTGCGATTGGTACTTTAAGGCATAAAGGGTTTATTCCGTGGGATGATGATTTAGATTTTTTTATGCCTCGTGAAGATTACGAAAAATTACAGGTGTTGTGGCAGAAGTATGCTGATAAAAGATATTTTTTGTCAAAAAGTAATAGAGATTTTGTTGATAGGAATTTATTTATTACTATTCGTGATACTCAAACTACATGTATTAAACCTTACCAACAGGATTTAAATATGCCGCACGGTTTAGCGTTAGATGTGCTGCCGCTTGATTACTATCCTAAAGATAGCACAAGTAGAAAAAAACAAGTGCGTTGGGCGTTAATATACTCGCTGTTTTGTGCTCAAACTATTCCAACAAATCATGGGAAATTAATGCAAATAGGAAGTACAGTTTTATTAGGTATTACTCCGAAAACTTTACGTTATAAAATTTGGAAAAAAGCGGAACATGAGATGACGAAATACACTAGAGCAGAAAGCGATGGTATAACAGAACTTTGTTCAGGACCGGGATATATGAAAAAAAAATATCCGTTGGATGCTTTTGACGAAAGTATATTTATGCCGTTCGAACAGACAAAAATGCCGATTCCTAAAGGTTATGATGTATATTTAAAAACAGCCTTCGGTGATTATATGACTCCACCGCCGAAAGAAAAACAAGTCCCTCATCATGATGCTCTTGTAACGGATATGGAGAAAAGTTACTTAGAATACGGAGGAGAATATGGGAGATAA